The DNA sequence TCTTGATCGATAATGAGtctcaaattattaaagaaactttCATAAAATCTTTAGACAATTTATCTACTTTCtcgctttaaaaaaattttcctcaaataaaatatttactaaaagaTACTTTGCAAATatgaaatcaaatttattaatcgaacgaaattaaacatgtaaaacgtaataattaatttacagaaataataaagtcacTCCGAGAAGTCTGCGAGAATTATTTGTAGTTActtgtaattgtttttttatctaaattatttttgttttcaaaaacaataaaatacggCTGACAAGcgaagaaactttttttttttaaagaaagaatttaagaaatcttagAAAAACTCCTTTCTGCATTCTTAGAGAACTAATCAATTATTCATACAAAtacaaatcattattattatgcattattAGCGATCACAATCCGTGCCGTGCGACAACACTGTTAAAATGAAACGAGATTAGATTTAATCAGTGTGCTTTATATGCGTTTTTCTTCTCGTTAGTACATAGAGTATTGAACgatgtacaattatatatcttacaatGGGACTAAAAGACCATTTGTACATTTTCATGCATAAAACTGTAGTCTGAAGATTAACATGTAGTGATGGAAAAATCGCGAGATAACACTCGCCATTATCAGAACAGCGTATGTGGATTCATATCAAACATTCGAATGGCAACTTTAAACATTCGTCGCAAAGACTGTTGGCAGTGTTTTACTTTTGTACGCGTGTAGTTAAATAccttttctctcttccacTGTCCCTCCCACATACATATACGTCGTACAAAAACACGTCTTGTCTACAAGTTggtttatctctttttatttaataactttgatTTACAAGATCGCGAATGTCCTGCTTTTCCTCAAATACGAAACTCCCCACCTGCGAGCACAAATCCCCCTGAGATGAGGTCGGTATAAAGTACAAGTGCAAACAATATATCATTTccatgtatttaaatatctaaagtTATACTTAATCTACGTGACGCGCAAGTCAATAACGCTTAAGAGACTTAGATTGgtgagattttattttttttagcttgTAAATCTACATCTAGAGTACTTAGGGTTAAGTACCTTCTAGTCCTTCCTTAGCTCCAGCCTCTCTGCGCTCCGCCCTTTGACAGTGACAGACATCAATGCAGTGCGACGCGTAGTAGAAACACGAATTGTTCGCGCAGGAAACGCGATTATCAGGTCGTTATCAGATACCGCATTGAgaaatttcaataacaaaGGTTACGTCGTTGTACAAAGGTTCGACGATGTACAAACTGTGTAGACATTTGAAATAAGAATGCGCTTTATGATACTCCTCTCGCTGCAAGAATTCGGAATAGCAAACAGGACTAGCTCTTAACGCACTTATTGTTACTCGTGACTGCACTTATCATGTTGTGCGGCTTGGAGAATGACGGTATTTCGATACGTAGGGTCTCGGGAGACATGTTCCTCAGAGGGGACGTTCCAATGTAATTAGAGATTTCCGGAAGCGGGAAAACTCCCTGTCGAGTTTCCAAACTCTCGCGTTCTTGTTCATTCACGATGTGATCGTATGTATCGTTAACGCGCGCCGATAAATGTATCCCAAATTATTAAAGACCAGCTAAGATGACTCTAGGATCCTCCACGGCGTCTTTGATTTTTCTCAGGAACATCACAGCCTCACGTCCGTCGATCAACCGATGATCGTATGTCAAGGCTACGTACATCATGGGCCGAATGACAACCTGGAAATACGAACGTTCGTTAAGCGATTTCGCAATTATGGGCTTTAATTAcacaacaatttaaattaaaagattaaacaattaaagatttaatagaTTAAGAACCGGTTGTTCTTcggataaaatatataataatttagtcCTATTAGATAATTTACCACCTAGTTCATTCAAAGATGGAACAATTAGTTCTAAaagtttacattaaaaaattaaaaaattgtttaaagttttttaatacgaATTTCTTTACCTCTCCCTTGACAGCAATTGGTCTGTCAAAGACGCCATGCATCCCGAGGATCGCGCTCTGCGGCGGATTGATGATGGGAGTTCCCAGTAACGAGCCGAAAACGCCGCCGTTACTTATTGTGAAGGTGCCACCGTCCATGTCTTCGACGGTGATTTTCCCCTTCTTAGCTTTGTCGCCCAGAGCGGCCAAAGCGATCTCGATCTCGGCGAAGTTTTTGTTCTCCACACTGCGAAGTACTGGTACGACGAGTCCTTTCGGCGTCGCGACCGCCACactaatatctatataatctCTATATATTATCTCAGCACCATCTATCACGGCATTCACCACGGGCTGATCTTTCAGAGCGTAAGCACTGGCCGCAACAAATGGACTCATAAATCCGAGTTTGATACCGTATTTTTTCACAAACGCTTCTTGATgcttttttcgaaattcaataaTGCGACTGCAAATTAATGATGtacattaagtaaaaaaagaaacataagaGTACATTGTATGCATATCTTGATAAAGTCTTTAAGTACacatacatttgtataaagaTTCGagataaatacttaaataattcttgAAATTACCTCATGTCAATCTCGTTAAACGTGGTCAACATAGCGGTCGTGTTTTGCGCATCCTTCAGACGGTCCGCAATACGTTGGCGCATTCTGCTCATCTTTACTCGTTGCTCCGTTCTCGTGCCGATTATCTCGCGCGAGTAATCAGTGGGAGGTAGCTGAACCTTCGCGCTCTCCAGCGACTGATAACGCatcatgtaatatttgttatacactTGTAATATTTCCAAGAAGAGTCAATAATGTAGGATCGGGACTCTTTtactgtatataaattaaggtGCGAGTGGCATTACTTTCGGAAAATACTTTGTCACCCGATATATTTATTCGAGCCAGTAACATATGTTTGTCGACTTTCAAAACGGCTAAGTTAAGGGAAATAGCGATCACCTTATTTGTAAATCTTGACGAGATTATAAGGGTGATCGAACCGAAAAGCAAATGTTAAAGAATGCGGAGCAACGaggacggggggggggggcgcgAAAGACTGCGAACTGCGAGTAACGAAGTAGTTCCCGCCCGACTCGAAGATGATATACATCGCCGAACTCTCTCTTATacttaatatacatacatattatcgTATTCACTCATAACTATCTATTTTTCATCATACTGTACCTGCCCTTCTTATTTtcctacaataataaataataatcataaccGATATTCACCTGGGCGTGCTTGATAGCCGCGACTGGCATGGACGCGATAGGTGACTGTTGAGGTGGCGGTTGAGCAGCAGGCGGTGGAATCGGCTGTCTCGGTGGTGGCGGAGGCGCCGCACTCGGAGGTGGCGATGGTGCCGCGGTCGGCGGCGCTGCCGCGGTAGGCTTCGGTGCGGCCGCGGCGGGTGCCGGCTTCTTCGCCGGCGCAGGTTCGGCGGTCGCACCACCGGTCGCACCGATGTCGATGGTACACAACTTCTGCCCTGGCTTCACTGTATCACCATCCTTAACGAAGAGCTCTTTTATGACACCGGACCCGGGCGATGGTACAGGAACCGAAGTCTGTGGGCaaacaagatttaaaaaaataaaatattcttcgtaataaatttttgtatcttatgaaaaaataagaaagaatacCCAGCATGTGTACCTTGTCCGTTTCGATTTCGCAGAGGACATCGTCTTCCTTCACCTGATCGCCGACCTTCTTCTCCCACCTCACGTCGCCCTCGCTGACACTTTCGGCAAACGCAGGGACTACAACCTCCCTTATCTCCCCTGTTTAAATAACACAAATTACAGACgagaataaattaactttgCTTATAAAACAGGAAAatgttatacatacataacGCTGAAGTCGAACGTATGTGTCTCGTTTGATTTATCCAACAATAGCTTgctttgtattttttgcatCTGTGAGCAAAGAAATGCTTTAATCTTCATTATTCTACCTTGAGTTTATGATgtaagaattgaaaataattagcgCAGCAACgaaaaaccaaaaaatttcaagacaTATAGAGCTGTCTCTTTTTTCTGTCTTAATGTTTAAGaaccaaaaatatatatgtgcaaAATGATCCATCTCTACAGTGCCACTGTGCTACTTACAATAAAGCTTTGGCATTGGACACACGTTCGGCGTGGATAACTACAGTGCGccctataaaaataatttattacagttaATCATTTCCCATTGAAGAGCTCTCCTCAAACGTTGAcaatggcctagtttacaccgcGCGACCTGACCTATGCCTTAACCTATTGGATTGGGTCGAATATAGTATAGGTCGTGGACTAAACGTACGGTGTAAACAAGATCTTTGTCTAGTTTTTCATAGGgtacgttccgtttcacgcgcATGATgcatccttgttgtttgtcaaacgttaaataagaataaacaatgcaTTATGTGCATCATGcattgaaacggaacgcagccatagCTGTTGCTTTCAGGACCCTCGGTTACATCTCATCTCTCAGGgtcgattgttccaacttcttggtaaatttacctgtcaggtaaatatatgtttgtctttatttatttaagaaaagaaatgaagatagacacatgcttatctggtaggtaagtttaccaagaagttggaacaaccggtcCTCGGTGTCTTATTATCTCTCATTAATCTTACCTTGACTACACAATGATCTTGCAACctgcaaaaaagaaaaacgaatcAGGATCAGTCATTATTTCGGCAATTACGTATTGGGTACGGACGGCAGACGGCCGTTAAAAACGGCCTGAATTTCAGTCAGAAAAACGAGCGATTGATCATTATGTCGACGCGGTGCGCCGACCTTGTCGGGGATAAAAATAGTCATTGTTTCGATCGTCGAAAGAACAAGAATGAGAAAAGAGAGGAAGGAAAGAACGGTGTCAATTTGATCGCGATTGGCAATGGCAATATCTGTTCGCCGAGGAGAGCGAATTCGTCCTCGGTGATCGGGGAGACGTCTCGGTTGATTGACAGACGATAGCATGACCGCGTGAATCACGAGGATATTATCGGGCTGAAAGATGCGTATTATGTAACCGTCACGACGAGAAAAGCCcggggcggggggggggggatgtACACCGAGACTTCGTGCGACGACGAGCATCCTCAAATTAATTCTGCAGACGAGCAAAATGTCACCAGTTGCCGCGAGAAGGGAACAGACGGGCGCAGGAGGAAACGACGTGTTGAACGAGGAAACCGTACTCACCTCGGCCCGCAACACGCTGCTCCGCGTGATCACGCGAGGCGCGAACCGCGAACAATTGGACAGAATCGCGGCCATCCTCGGAGGTAGGCGAAGGCGGTAAACGCGCACACACCACACTCGGATGTCCACTCGTGAACAGCAGACGGCGGACAGGAACGACGAACGGTGCGCGCCCGTCGACGGCTCCTTACGATGGCTGAGGCCGTGAGCTGTCGCAAGCGAGAGCGGACTTCACTAAAGCCGCTAAAGGCTGGAGCGGCGGCATCTGTTAAGAACGGACTATACTAGCAATTTTTCCCGTattccaataaatttctacttttctaaaattttcaacCCCTTTTGCCATCCCTTTTCTTGATCCATGTGAAATAGATGCGGTCAGAAGTAGTtcggaagaaaaaataatgcggATAGCATGCTCtgatgaaaattttactcaaaatTTGTATATGGAATactaatataagaaaattatatatatcttttttagaatgttttatatatttatatgaattctgaaatattctaagatttCTAAACTTTCTTgtcctataatttttaaaacatacttTATTCATTAGGGTAGCTAACAGATTTCTATCAGACAGAAACTGAAACTGCCGATGCGTATTATAtcttaaatgttaaaagaaaattcacaTAACTTCatcgaataatatttaacaatatattatttaatgtaatacataataatctttaaaaatatgttacaatCTTAACATAatggatatacatatatataaagatttcactgatgtttatttctttgtaatataatctttattctCTGTATATCTTTGATGAACAGTGGTGCCTATCCACATCGATaactttttattgtacatCTCCTCAGAGATGCACGTGACAGACAACGCAAACACAATCAGTTTTGAGTGCTCAATAAACTCAGCCGTAATCTGTTCCGGTATCGTTTGGAAGTTTGCATCAAGACATGGATATCCAATGACATATACGTAGTCGAACGGTTCGATTTTTTTACCCAGTAAACCACCATTCGTCTCTGACCACCACTCGTTCTCCAGGACCTATTATGAAAAGCATTACTgcaataaattactttttttcagcAATATTTTTGCTACAGTTTAGATGTTAAAtctaattgataataatacaaaaataataatacatgaaAGTAAAAGTAATATCTATTTCtaccaatatatataaattaactttgatttcaatttaacttattccttttctttttctagttctcaaaaaaaaagttaaatcgaGATTTACATTGGCAGAAAGAACAATATAAAACCTATAATAGCATGCATATaggaatttataattttgtatatatgatCTTAAGTTCTTACAGCTACATCACG is a window from the Monomorium pharaonis isolate MP-MQ-018 unplaced genomic scaffold, ASM1337386v2 scaffold_371, whole genome shotgun sequence genome containing:
- the LOC105839600 gene encoding dihydrolipoyllysine-residue succinyltransferase component of 2-oxoglutarate dehydrogenase complex, mitochondrial — encoded protein: MAAILSNCSRFAPRVITRSSVLRAEVARSLCSQGRTVVIHAERVSNAKALLCKKYKASYCWINQTRHIRSTSALWEIREVVVPAFAESVSEGDVRWEKKVGDQVKEDDVLCEIETDKTSVPVPSPGSGVIKELFVKDGDTVKPGQKLCTIDIGATGGATAEPAPAKKPAPAAAAPKPTAAAPPTAAPSPPPSAAPPPPPRQPIPPPAAQPPPQQSPIASMPVAAIKHAQSLESAKVQLPPTDYSREIIGTRTEQRVKMSRMRQRIADRLKDAQNTTAMLTTFNEIDMSRIIEFRKKHQEAFVKKYGIKLGFMSPFVAASAYALKDQPVVNAVIDGAEIIYRDYIDISVAVATPKGLVVPVLRSVENKNFAEIEIALAALGDKAKKGKITVEDMDGGTFTISNGGVFGSLLGTPIINPPQSAILGMHGVFDRPIAVKGEVVIRPMMYVALTYDHRLIDGREAVMFLRKIKDAVEDPRVILAGL